One segment of Purpureocillium takamizusanense chromosome 7, complete sequence DNA contains the following:
- a CDS encoding uncharacterized protein (EggNog:ENOG503Q5D8~COG:D~COG:K) produces MPKKARLVNRANNMAHQGSSADPSKGLAYSAVVKGEFPSLSTTPQLNSASQAWSNAGSRNPSGPGQRNQSTPISSQQGQDDIFTPPSTSRLQSSQVGFGPQAPGSGQSQAHRGNGLLNALSANSRASEARTPPGVGPLGASISTLTPNTVLTPLDASRTAEGKQPQSLFRDDGFSKTPLGADAGSQATDARGSLGVIGNENPSGKSEKDKASQSADVVDPLSGMPAVDKWGIKGLRTLMNNYPDYHAMVVGMDPGSLGLDMTSPDLISTQNYSLFDDHPPRPTVDAGKFRLPDCYNVTNVQPIETKIQSFNEETLFWIFYSCPADIKQQMAAVELHSRNWRWHKKLAIWLTKDDHMTPQILSPNHERGYYVVWDAGNWRRDRVGQIAAPKPGIH; encoded by the exons ATGCCCAAGAAAGCCCGGCTTGTCAACAGGGCCAACAACATGGCACACCAGGGGAGCTCTGCCGACCCATCCAAGGGTCTAGCCTACTCTGCTGTGGTCAAGGG CGAGTTTCCGTCATTGTCAACGACACCGCAGCTCAACAGCGCTAGCCAAGCATGGTCAAATGCGGGCTCCCGAAACCCAAGCGGTCCTGGTCAGCGCAACCAGTCGACGCCGATATCATCTCAACAAGGCCAGGACGACATCTTTACCCCTCCCTCGACATCGAGATTGCAATCTAGCCAAG TAGGATTCGGTCCTCAGGCTCCTGGCTCGGGGCAAAGTCAGGCACACCGGGGTAACGGCCTGTTGAATGCACTGTCTGCCAACAGTCGAGCAAGCGAAGCGCGAACACCGCCGGGAGTCGGACCGCTAGGTGCGTCGATATCCACGTTGACTCCAAATACTGTGCTGACCCCACTTGATGCATCTCGGACGGCAGAAGGAAAGCAACCCCAGTCTTTGTTTCGAGATGACGGGTTCAGCAAAACTCCCTTAGGTGCCGATGCTGGCTCGCAAGCCACTGACGCACGGGGTAGCTTGGGTGTGATAGGAAACGAGAACCCGAGTGGCAAGTCGgagaaggacaaggccaGCCAATCCGCAGACGTTGTCGACCCTCTTTCTGGGATGCCTGCGGTGGACAAGTGGGGTATCAAGGGTTTGCGAACTCTGATGAACAATTATCCCGATTATCACGCGATGGTAGTAGGCATGGACCCAGGCTCTTTAGGACTGGACATGACCTCCCCAGA CCTCATCTCCACTCAAAACTACTCCCTCTTCGATGACCACCCGCCCAGGCCCACGGTCGACGCAGGAAAGTTCAGGCTGCCTGATTGTTACAACGTTACCAACGTCCAGCCAATCGAGACCAAGATCCAGAGCTTCAACGAGGAGACGCTTTTCTGGATATTTTATAGCTGTCCTGCCGACATCAAGCAGCAGATGGCCGCCGTGGAACT GCACTCACGAAACTGGCGCTGGCATAAGAAGCTGGCGATATGGCTCACCAAGGACGACCACATGACACCGCAGATCTTGAGTCCGAATCACGAACGAGGGTACTACGTCGTCTGGGACGCGGGCAACTGGCGGCGGGATCGGGTTGGTCAAATTGCAGCTCCAAAACCTGGCATACACTGA
- a CDS encoding uncharacterized protein (EggNog:ENOG503Q5D8~COG:D~COG:K): MNRPGAVPQTIRGMPGNFGGQQQPQQPGRSVSSRLPNGKLVNNSNSGWAFGGGVPMGGAGFNQGRQLGGNVSFAQSLSGSQPATPLDPTEFPSLSTTPQLNSASQAWSNAGSRNPSGPGQRNQSTPISSQQGQDDIFTPPSTSRLQSSQVGFGPQAPGSGQSQAHRGNGLLNALSANSRASEARTPPGVGPLEGKQPQSLFRDDGFSKTPLGADAGSQATDARGSLGVIGNENPSGKSEKDKASQSADVVDPLSGMPAVDKWGIKGLRTLMNNYPDYHAMVVGMDPGSLGLDMTSPDLISTQNYSLFDDHPPRPTVDAGKFRLPDCYNVTNVQPIETKIQSFNEETLFWIFYSCPADIKQQMAAVELHSRNWRWHKKLAIWLTKDDHMTPQILSPNHERGYYVVWDAGNWRRDRVGQIAAPKPGIH, encoded by the exons ATGAATCGGCCAG GTGCGGTACCGCAGACAATACGGGGAATGCCTGGCAACTTTGGGGGCCAGCAACAACCTCAACAACCGGGCAGGTCGGTCTCTAGCCGGTTGCCGAACGGGAAGTTAG TGAACAATAGCAATTCGGGCTGGGCTTTCGGGGGGGGAGTCCCCATGGGCGGTGCTGGGTTCAACCAGGGCCGCCAGCTGGGCGGCAACGTTAGCTTTGCCCAAAGCTTGAGCGGGTCGCAGCCTGCCACTCCTTTGGATCCCAC CGAGTTTCCGTCATTGTCAACGACACCGCAGCTCAACAGCGCTAGCCAAGCATGGTCAAATGCGGGCTCCCGAAACCCAAGCGGTCCTGGTCAGCGCAACCAGTCGACGCCGATATCATCTCAACAAGGCCAGGACGACATCTTTACCCCTCCCTCGACATCGAGATTGCAATCTAGCCAAG TAGGATTCGGTCCTCAGGCTCCTGGCTCGGGGCAAAGTCAGGCACACCGGGGTAACGGCCTGTTGAATGCACTGTCTGCCAACAGTCGAGCAAGCGAAGCGCGAACACCGCCGGGAGTCGGACCGCTAG AAGGAAAGCAACCCCAGTCTTTGTTTCGAGATGACGGGTTCAGCAAAACTCCCTTAGGTGCCGATGCTGGCTCGCAAGCCACTGACGCACGGGGTAGCTTGGGTGTGATAGGAAACGAGAACCCGAGTGGCAAGTCGgagaaggacaaggccaGCCAATCCGCAGACGTTGTCGACCCTCTTTCTGGGATGCCTGCGGTGGACAAGTGGGGTATCAAGGGTTTGCGAACTCTGATGAACAATTATCCCGATTATCACGCGATGGTAGTAGGCATGGACCCAGGCTCTTTAGGACTGGACATGACCTCCCCAGA CCTCATCTCCACTCAAAACTACTCCCTCTTCGATGACCACCCGCCCAGGCCCACGGTCGACGCAGGAAAGTTCAGGCTGCCTGATTGTTACAACGTTACCAACGTCCAGCCAATCGAGACCAAGATCCAGAGCTTCAACGAGGAGACGCTTTTCTGGATATTTTATAGCTGTCCTGCCGACATCAAGCAGCAGATGGCCGCCGTGGAACT GCACTCACGAAACTGGCGCTGGCATAAGAAGCTGGCGATATGGCTCACCAAGGACGACCACATGACACCGCAGATCTTGAGTCCGAATCACGAACGAGGGTACTACGTCGTCTGGGACGCGGGCAACTGGCGGCGGGATCGGGTTGGTCAAATTGCAGCTCCAAAACCTGGCATACACTGA
- a CDS encoding uncharacterized protein (EggNog:ENOG503Q5D8~COG:D~COG:K), protein MAEERRARHGVAAMDSARCIGASTDATDNVQGAVPQTIRGMPGNFGGQQQPQQPGRSVSSRLPNGKLVNNSNSGWAFGGGVPMGGAGFNQGRQLGGNVSFAQSLSGSQPATPLDPTEFPSLSTTPQLNSASQAWSNAGSRNPSGPGQRNQSTPISSQQGQDDIFTPPSTSRLQSSQGFGPQAPGSGQSQAHRGNGLLNALSANSRASEARTPPGVGPLEGKQPQSLFRDDGFSKTPLGADAGSQATDARGSLGVIGNENPSGKSEKDKASQSADVVDPLSGMPAVDKWGIKGLRTLMNNYPDYHAMVVGMDPGSLGLDMTSPDLISTQNYSLFDDHPPRPTVDAGKFRLPDCYNVTNVQPIETKIQSFNEETLFWIFYSCPADIKQQMAAVELHSRNWRWHKKLAIWLTKDDHMTPQILSPNHERGYYVVWDAGNWRRDRVGQIAAPKPGIH, encoded by the exons atggccgaggagcgcagGGCGAGGCATGGCGTGGCTGCTATGGACAGTGCTCGATGCATTGGTGCTTCGACCGATGCGACCGATAACGTACAAG GTGCGGTACCGCAGACAATACGGGGAATGCCTGGCAACTTTGGGGGCCAGCAACAACCTCAACAACCGGGCAGGTCGGTCTCTAGCCGGTTGCCGAACGGGAAGTTAG TGAACAATAGCAATTCGGGCTGGGCTTTCGGGGGGGGAGTCCCCATGGGCGGTGCTGGGTTCAACCAGGGCCGCCAGCTGGGCGGCAACGTTAGCTTTGCCCAAAGCTTGAGCGGGTCGCAGCCTGCCACTCCTTTGGATCCCAC CGAGTTTCCGTCATTGTCAACGACACCGCAGCTCAACAGCGCTAGCCAAGCATGGTCAAATGCGGGCTCCCGAAACCCAAGCGGTCCTGGTCAGCGCAACCAGTCGACGCCGATATCATCTCAACAAGGCCAGGACGACATCTTTACCCCTCCCTCGACATCGAGATTGCAATCTAGCCAAG GATTCGGTCCTCAGGCTCCTGGCTCGGGGCAAAGTCAGGCACACCGGGGTAACGGCCTGTTGAATGCACTGTCTGCCAACAGTCGAGCAAGCGAAGCGCGAACACCGCCGGGAGTCGGACCGCTAG AAGGAAAGCAACCCCAGTCTTTGTTTCGAGATGACGGGTTCAGCAAAACTCCCTTAGGTGCCGATGCTGGCTCGCAAGCCACTGACGCACGGGGTAGCTTGGGTGTGATAGGAAACGAGAACCCGAGTGGCAAGTCGgagaaggacaaggccaGCCAATCCGCAGACGTTGTCGACCCTCTTTCTGGGATGCCTGCGGTGGACAAGTGGGGTATCAAGGGTTTGCGAACTCTGATGAACAATTATCCCGATTATCACGCGATGGTAGTAGGCATGGACCCAGGCTCTTTAGGACTGGACATGACCTCCCCAGA CCTCATCTCCACTCAAAACTACTCCCTCTTCGATGACCACCCGCCCAGGCCCACGGTCGACGCAGGAAAGTTCAGGCTGCCTGATTGTTACAACGTTACCAACGTCCAGCCAATCGAGACCAAGATCCAGAGCTTCAACGAGGAGACGCTTTTCTGGATATTTTATAGCTGTCCTGCCGACATCAAGCAGCAGATGGCCGCCGTGGAACT GCACTCACGAAACTGGCGCTGGCATAAGAAGCTGGCGATATGGCTCACCAAGGACGACCACATGACACCGCAGATCTTGAGTCCGAATCACGAACGAGGGTACTACGTCGTCTGGGACGCGGGCAACTGGCGGCGGGATCGGGTTGGTCAAATTGCAGCTCCAAAACCTGGCATACACTGA
- a CDS encoding uncharacterized protein (EggNog:ENOG503Q5D8~COG:D~COG:K), translated as MTADRIRWGTVNNSNSGWAFGGGVPMGGAGFNQGRQLGGNVSFAQSLSGSQPATPLDPTEFPSLSTTPQLNSASQAWSNAGSRNPSGPGQRNQSTPISSQQGQDDIFTPPSTSRLQSSQVGFGPQAPGSGQSQAHRGNGLLNALSANSRASEARTPPGVGPLGASISTLTPNTVLTPLDASRTAEGKQPQSLFRDDGFSKTPLGADAGSQATDARGSLGVIGNENPSGKSEKDKASQSADVVDPLSGMPAVDKWGIKGLRTLMNNYPDYHAMVVGMDPGSLGLDMTSPDLISTQNYSLFDDHPPRPTVDAGKFRLPDCYNVTNVQPIETKIQSFNEETLFWIFYSCPADIKQQMAAVELHSRNWRWHKKLAIWLTKDDHMTPQILSPNHERGYYVVWDAGNWRRDRVGQIAAPKPGIH; from the exons ATGACGGCTGACCGAATTCGTTGGGGCACAGTGAACAATAGCAATTCGGGCTGGGCTTTCGGGGGGGGAGTCCCCATGGGCGGTGCTGGGTTCAACCAGGGCCGCCAGCTGGGCGGCAACGTTAGCTTTGCCCAAAGCTTGAGCGGGTCGCAGCCTGCCACTCCTTTGGATCCCAC CGAGTTTCCGTCATTGTCAACGACACCGCAGCTCAACAGCGCTAGCCAAGCATGGTCAAATGCGGGCTCCCGAAACCCAAGCGGTCCTGGTCAGCGCAACCAGTCGACGCCGATATCATCTCAACAAGGCCAGGACGACATCTTTACCCCTCCCTCGACATCGAGATTGCAATCTAGCCAAG TAGGATTCGGTCCTCAGGCTCCTGGCTCGGGGCAAAGTCAGGCACACCGGGGTAACGGCCTGTTGAATGCACTGTCTGCCAACAGTCGAGCAAGCGAAGCGCGAACACCGCCGGGAGTCGGACCGCTAGGTGCGTCGATATCCACGTTGACTCCAAATACTGTGCTGACCCCACTTGATGCATCTCGGACGGCAGAAGGAAAGCAACCCCAGTCTTTGTTTCGAGATGACGGGTTCAGCAAAACTCCCTTAGGTGCCGATGCTGGCTCGCAAGCCACTGACGCACGGGGTAGCTTGGGTGTGATAGGAAACGAGAACCCGAGTGGCAAGTCGgagaaggacaaggccaGCCAATCCGCAGACGTTGTCGACCCTCTTTCTGGGATGCCTGCGGTGGACAAGTGGGGTATCAAGGGTTTGCGAACTCTGATGAACAATTATCCCGATTATCACGCGATGGTAGTAGGCATGGACCCAGGCTCTTTAGGACTGGACATGACCTCCCCAGA CCTCATCTCCACTCAAAACTACTCCCTCTTCGATGACCACCCGCCCAGGCCCACGGTCGACGCAGGAAAGTTCAGGCTGCCTGATTGTTACAACGTTACCAACGTCCAGCCAATCGAGACCAAGATCCAGAGCTTCAACGAGGAGACGCTTTTCTGGATATTTTATAGCTGTCCTGCCGACATCAAGCAGCAGATGGCCGCCGTGGAACT GCACTCACGAAACTGGCGCTGGCATAAGAAGCTGGCGATATGGCTCACCAAGGACGACCACATGACACCGCAGATCTTGAGTCCGAATCACGAACGAGGGTACTACGTCGTCTGGGACGCGGGCAACTGGCGGCGGGATCGGGTTGGTCAAATTGCAGCTCCAAAACCTGGCATACACTGA
- a CDS encoding uncharacterized protein (COG:H~EggNog:ENOG503NUR3): MDLDDDVPPQLVDTAVAASEEELTIKVPITIVTGYLGAGKTTLLNYILTAEHGKKIAVIMNEFGDSLDIEKSLTVNKGDEKVEEWLEVGNGCICCSVKDTGVNAIESLMEKKGAFDYILLETTGLADPGNLAPLFWVDDGLGSTIYLDGIVTLVDAKNILRSLDDPSGKVEGHDHHDDHGPLMTTAHVQISHADVIVINKSDLVSPEELQRVRERIESINGLAKVHVTEKSAVPHLEGFLLDLHAYDQFNEAEARIKGHSHLDPTISTISIPVPRLRPDQLEAVDRWLRSVLWDNQLPGRDGENDFEIHRSKGRIVLQNGEVKMMQGVREVFELIDAPDGAPASPGQEGKIIFIGRKVGDVDFESSFRRVVQ; encoded by the exons aTGGATCTTGACGATGACGTACCGCCGCAGCTCGTTGACACTGCCGTCGCGGCTTCAGAAGAGGAGCTCACTATCAAAGTCCCGATCACGATAGTAACTG GCTACCTCGGAGCCGGCAAGACAACGTTGCTCAACTACATCCTCACGGCGGAGCATGGCAAGAAGATCGCCGTCATTATGAATG AATTCGGGGATT CACTCGACATCGAAAAGTCCTTGACCGTCAACAAGGGTGACGAGAAAGTTGAAGAATGGCTCGAAGTCGGCAATGGTTGCATATGTTGCTCTGTTAA AGACACGGGGGTGAATGCAATCGAGTCTCTAATGGAGAAGAAGGGTGCCTTCGACTACATTCTCCTTGAGACGACCGGCCTTGCTGACCCAGGCAACCTGGCGCCCTTATTCTgggtcgacgatggcctgGGGAGCACGATATACCTCGACGGCATTGTTACCCTGGTGGATGCCAAGAACATCCtgcgcagcctcgacgaccccaGCGGCAAGGTTGAGGGGCATGAtcaccacgacgaccacggccCTTTGATGACTACGGCCCACGTGCAAATCTCACACGCCgatgtcatcgtcatcaacaAATCAGACCTCGTCAGCCCGGAAGAGCTTCAAAGGGTGAGGGAGAGGATAGAGTCCATCAACGGCCTTGCCAAGGTTCACGTCACCGAGAAGAGTGCAGTCCCCCATCTGGAGGGATTCCTGCTAGATCTACATGCATATGACCAGTTCAACGAGGCAGAGGCCAGGATTAAGGGCCATAGCCACCTAGACCCG ACGATATCTACCATATCGATACCCGTGCCTAGACTGCGCCCGGATCAGCTGGAGGCTGTCGACCGCTGGCTGCGGTCTGTGCTGTGGGATAACCAGCTTCCAGGCAGAGATGGAGAGAACGACTTCGAGATTCACCGGTCCAAGGGTCGCATTGTGCTTCAGAATGGCGAGGTCAAGATGATGCAAGGCGTGCGGGAAGTGTTTGAGCTGATCGACGCCCCAGACGGCGCGCCTGCCTCACCGGGTCAGGAGGGAAAGATCATCTTCATCGGTAGAAAGGTGGGTGATGTAGATTTCGAGTCCAGTTTTAGACGAGTGGTGCAATAA
- a CDS encoding uncharacterized protein (EggNog:ENOG503NUR3~COG:D~COG:H~COG:K) → MNRPGAVPQTIRGMPGNFGGQQQPQQPGRSVSSRLPNGKLVNNSNSGWAFGGGVPMGGAGFNQGRQLGGNVSFAQSLSGSQPATPLDPTEFPSLSTTPQLNSASQAWSNAGSRNPSGPGQRNQSTPISSQQGQDDIFTPPSTSRLQSSQGSLYPSGVWAKSAIPWRYFPSNVGLRLLRRAVDRENGRSDSADLPSVGFGPQAPGSGQSQAHRGNGLLNALSANSRASEARTPPGVGPLEGKQPQSLFRDDGFSKTPLGADAGSQATDARGSLGVIGNENPSGKSEKDKASQSADVVDPLSGMPAVDKWGIKGLRTLMNNYPDYHAMVVGMDPGSLGLDMTSPDLISTQNYSLFDDHPPRPTVDAGKFRLPDCYNVTNVQPIETKIQSFNEETLFWIFYSCPADIKQQMAAVELHSRNWRWHKKLAIWLTKDDHMTPQILSPNHERGYYVVWDAGNWRRDRRELTLHYGDLDTSLTQGPTLA, encoded by the exons ATGAATCGGCCAG GTGCGGTACCGCAGACAATACGGGGAATGCCTGGCAACTTTGGGGGCCAGCAACAACCTCAACAACCGGGCAGGTCGGTCTCTAGCCGGTTGCCGAACGGGAAGTTAG TGAACAATAGCAATTCGGGCTGGGCTTTCGGGGGGGGAGTCCCCATGGGCGGTGCTGGGTTCAACCAGGGCCGCCAGCTGGGCGGCAACGTTAGCTTTGCCCAAAGCTTGAGCGGGTCGCAGCCTGCCACTCCTTTGGATCCCAC CGAGTTTCCGTCATTGTCAACGACACCGCAGCTCAACAGCGCTAGCCAAGCATGGTCAAATGCGGGCTCCCGAAACCCAAGCGGTCCTGGTCAGCGCAACCAGTCGACGCCGATATCATCTCAACAAGGCCAGGACGACATCTTTACCCCTCCCTCGACATCGAGATTGCAATCTAGCCAAGGTTCGTTGTATCCCAGTGGCGTATGGGCCAAGTCTGCCATTCCATGGCGTTATTTTCCCAGTAACGTTGGCctccgcctgctgcgccgagCTGTCGACAGAGAGAATGGACGAAGTGACAGCGCTGACCTGCCATCAGTAGGATTCGGTCCTCAGGCTCCTGGCTCGGGGCAAAGTCAGGCACACCGGGGTAACGGCCTGTTGAATGCACTGTCTGCCAACAGTCGAGCAAGCGAAGCGCGAACACCGCCGGGAGTCGGACCGCTAG AAGGAAAGCAACCCCAGTCTTTGTTTCGAGATGACGGGTTCAGCAAAACTCCCTTAGGTGCCGATGCTGGCTCGCAAGCCACTGACGCACGGGGTAGCTTGGGTGTGATAGGAAACGAGAACCCGAGTGGCAAGTCGgagaaggacaaggccaGCCAATCCGCAGACGTTGTCGACCCTCTTTCTGGGATGCCTGCGGTGGACAAGTGGGGTATCAAGGGTTTGCGAACTCTGATGAACAATTATCCCGATTATCACGCGATGGTAGTAGGCATGGACCCAGGCTCTTTAGGACTGGACATGACCTCCCCAGA CCTCATCTCCACTCAAAACTACTCCCTCTTCGATGACCACCCGCCCAGGCCCACGGTCGACGCAGGAAAGTTCAGGCTGCCTGATTGTTACAACGTTACCAACGTCCAGCCAATCGAGACCAAGATCCAGAGCTTCAACGAGGAGACGCTTTTCTGGATATTTTATAGCTGTCCTGCCGACATCAAGCAGCAGATGGCCGCCGTGGAACT GCACTCACGAAACTGGCGCTGGCATAAGAAGCTGGCGATATGGCTCACCAAGGACGACCACATGACACCGCAGATCTTGAGTCCGAATCACGAACGAGGGTACTACGTCGTCTGGGACGCGGGCAACTGGCGGCGGGATCGG AGGGAGCTCACATTGCACTACGGCGACCTAGATACGTCGCTGACCCAAGGCCCGACATTGGCTTGA
- a CDS encoding uncharacterized protein (EggNog:ENOG503Q5D8~COG:D~COG:K) codes for MNRPGAVPQTIRGMPGNFGGQQQPQQPGRSVSSRLPNGKLVNNSNSGWAFGGGVPMGGAGFNQGRQLGGNVSFAQSLSGSQPATPLDPTEFPSLSTTPQLNSASQAWSNAGSRNPSGPGQRNQSTPISSQQGQDDIFTPPSTSRLQSSQVGFGPQAPGSGQSQAHRGNGLLNALSANSRASEARTPPGVGPLEGKQPQSLFRDDGFSKTPLGADAGSQATDARGSLGVIGNENPSGKSEKDKASQSADVVDPLSGMPAVDKWGIKGLRTLMNNYPDYHAMVVGMDPGSLGLDMTSPE; via the exons ATGAATCGGCCAG GTGCGGTACCGCAGACAATACGGGGAATGCCTGGCAACTTTGGGGGCCAGCAACAACCTCAACAACCGGGCAGGTCGGTCTCTAGCCGGTTGCCGAACGGGAAGTTAG TGAACAATAGCAATTCGGGCTGGGCTTTCGGGGGGGGAGTCCCCATGGGCGGTGCTGGGTTCAACCAGGGCCGCCAGCTGGGCGGCAACGTTAGCTTTGCCCAAAGCTTGAGCGGGTCGCAGCCTGCCACTCCTTTGGATCCCAC CGAGTTTCCGTCATTGTCAACGACACCGCAGCTCAACAGCGCTAGCCAAGCATGGTCAAATGCGGGCTCCCGAAACCCAAGCGGTCCTGGTCAGCGCAACCAGTCGACGCCGATATCATCTCAACAAGGCCAGGACGACATCTTTACCCCTCCCTCGACATCGAGATTGCAATCTAGCCAAG TAGGATTCGGTCCTCAGGCTCCTGGCTCGGGGCAAAGTCAGGCACACCGGGGTAACGGCCTGTTGAATGCACTGTCTGCCAACAGTCGAGCAAGCGAAGCGCGAACACCGCCGGGAGTCGGACCGCTAG AAGGAAAGCAACCCCAGTCTTTGTTTCGAGATGACGGGTTCAGCAAAACTCCCTTAGGTGCCGATGCTGGCTCGCAAGCCACTGACGCACGGGGTAGCTTGGGTGTGATAGGAAACGAGAACCCGAGTGGCAAGTCGgagaaggacaaggccaGCCAATCCGCAGACGTTGTCGACCCTCTTTCTGGGATGCCTGCGGTGGACAAGTGGGGTATCAAGGGTTTGCGAACTCTGATGAACAATTATCCCGATTATCACGCGATGGTAGTAGGCATGGACCCAGGCTCTTTAGGACTGGACATGACCTCCCCAGAGTAA
- a CDS encoding uncharacterized protein (EggNog:ENOG503NUR3~COG:D~COG:H~COG:K) translates to MTADRIRWGTVNNSNSGWAFGGGVPMGGAGFNQGRQLGGNVSFAQSLSGSQPATPLDPTEFPSLSTTPQLNSASQAWSNAGSRNPSGPGQRNQSTPISSQQGQDDIFTPPSTSRLQSSQVGFGPQAPGSGQSQAHRGNGLLNALSANSRASEARTPPGVGPLEGKQPQSLFRDDGFSKTPLGADAGSQATDARGSLGVIGNENPSGKSEKDKASQSADVVDPLSGMPAVDKWGIKGLRTLMNNYPDYHAMVVGMDPGSLGLDMTSPDLISTQNYSLFDDHPPRPTVDAGKFRLPDCYNVTNVQPIETKIQSFNEETLFWIFYSCPADIKQQMAAVELHSRNWRWHKKLAIWLTKDDHMTPQILSPNHERGYYVVWDAGNWRRDRRELTLHYGDLDTSLTQGPTLA, encoded by the exons ATGACGGCTGACCGAATTCGTTGGGGCACAGTGAACAATAGCAATTCGGGCTGGGCTTTCGGGGGGGGAGTCCCCATGGGCGGTGCTGGGTTCAACCAGGGCCGCCAGCTGGGCGGCAACGTTAGCTTTGCCCAAAGCTTGAGCGGGTCGCAGCCTGCCACTCCTTTGGATCCCAC CGAGTTTCCGTCATTGTCAACGACACCGCAGCTCAACAGCGCTAGCCAAGCATGGTCAAATGCGGGCTCCCGAAACCCAAGCGGTCCTGGTCAGCGCAACCAGTCGACGCCGATATCATCTCAACAAGGCCAGGACGACATCTTTACCCCTCCCTCGACATCGAGATTGCAATCTAGCCAAG TAGGATTCGGTCCTCAGGCTCCTGGCTCGGGGCAAAGTCAGGCACACCGGGGTAACGGCCTGTTGAATGCACTGTCTGCCAACAGTCGAGCAAGCGAAGCGCGAACACCGCCGGGAGTCGGACCGCTAG AAGGAAAGCAACCCCAGTCTTTGTTTCGAGATGACGGGTTCAGCAAAACTCCCTTAGGTGCCGATGCTGGCTCGCAAGCCACTGACGCACGGGGTAGCTTGGGTGTGATAGGAAACGAGAACCCGAGTGGCAAGTCGgagaaggacaaggccaGCCAATCCGCAGACGTTGTCGACCCTCTTTCTGGGATGCCTGCGGTGGACAAGTGGGGTATCAAGGGTTTGCGAACTCTGATGAACAATTATCCCGATTATCACGCGATGGTAGTAGGCATGGACCCAGGCTCTTTAGGACTGGACATGACCTCCCCAGA CCTCATCTCCACTCAAAACTACTCCCTCTTCGATGACCACCCGCCCAGGCCCACGGTCGACGCAGGAAAGTTCAGGCTGCCTGATTGTTACAACGTTACCAACGTCCAGCCAATCGAGACCAAGATCCAGAGCTTCAACGAGGAGACGCTTTTCTGGATATTTTATAGCTGTCCTGCCGACATCAAGCAGCAGATGGCCGCCGTGGAACT GCACTCACGAAACTGGCGCTGGCATAAGAAGCTGGCGATATGGCTCACCAAGGACGACCACATGACACCGCAGATCTTGAGTCCGAATCACGAACGAGGGTACTACGTCGTCTGGGACGCGGGCAACTGGCGGCGGGATCGG AGGGAGCTCACATTGCACTACGGCGACCTAGATACGTCGCTGACCCAAGGCCCGACATTGGCTTGA